Proteins encoded by one window of Manihot esculenta cultivar AM560-2 chromosome 10, M.esculenta_v8, whole genome shotgun sequence:
- the LOC110623889 gene encoding ABC transporter B family member 20 isoform X2 has protein sequence MSFFDTYGNNGDIVSQVLSDVLLIQSALSEKVGNYIHNMATFFSGLVIGFINCWEIALITLATGPFIVAAGGISNIFLHRLAESIQDAYAEAASVAEQAVSYIRTLYAFTNETLAKYSYATSLQATLRYGILISLVQGLGLGFTYGLAICSCALQLWVGRFLVTHNKAHGGEIITALFAVILSGLGLNQAATNFYSFDQGRIAAYRLYEMISRSSSTANQDGNTLVSVLGNIEFRNVYFSYLSRPEIPILSGFYLTVPAKKAVALVGRNGSGKSSIIPLMERFYDPTLGEVLLDGENIKNLKLEWLRSLIGLVTQEPALLSLSIKDNIAYGRDATLDQIEEAAKIAHAHTFISSLERGYETQVGRAGLALTEEQKIKLSIARAVLLNPTILLLDEVTGGLDFEAERTVQEALDLLMLGRSTIIIARRLSLIRNADYIAVMEEGQLVEMGTHDELLNLDGLYAELLKCEEAAKLPRRMPARNYMETTAFQIEKDSSASHSFQEPSSPKMMKSPSLQRVPGVSRPLDGTFNSQESPKALSPPPEKMMENGLPLDGADKEPSIRRQDSFEMRLPELPKIDVQSANRQTSTGSDPESPVSPLLTSDPKNERSHSQTFSRPHSHSDDFPTKFKDAKDTKHREAPSFWRLAELSFAEWLYAVLGSIGAAIFGSFNPLLAYVIALIVTAYYRPEQHHLRQDVNKWCLIIACMGVVTVVANFLQHFYFGIMGEKMTERVRRMMFSAMLRNEVGWFDDEENSADTLSMRLANDATFVRAAFSNRLSIFIQDSAAVLVAVVIGMLLQWRLALVALATLPILMVSAIAQKLWLAGFSRGIQEMHRKASLVLEDAVRNIYTVVAFCAGNKVMELYILQLRKILKQSFLHGMAIGFAFGFSQFLLFACNALLLWYTAYCVKNGYMDMPTAIKEYMVFSFATFALVEPFGLAPYILKRRKSLISVFEIIDRVPKIDPDDNSALKPPNVYGSIELKNVDFCYPTRPEVLVLSNFSLKVNGGQTVAVVGVSGSGKSTIISLMERFYDPVAGQVLLDGRDLKLYNLRWLRSHLGLVQQEPIIFSTTIRENIIYARHSASEAEIKEAARIANAHHFISSLPHGYDTHVGMRGVDLTPGQKQRIAIARVVLKNAPILLLDEASSSIESESSRVVQEALDTLIMGNKTTILIAHRAAMMRHVDNIVVLNGGRIVEEGSHDSLMAKNGLYVRLMQPHFGKALRQHRLV, from the exons GCAGTCTCATACATTAGGACCTTATATGCATTTACAAATGAAACTTTGGCCAAGTACTCTTATGCAACCTCGTTACAAGCTACTCTAAGATATGGTATTTTGATTAGCCTGGTGCAAGGGCTTGGGCTTGGTTTTACATATGGGCTTGCAATATGTTCTTGTGCCTTACAACTATGGGTAGGAAGATTCCTGGTTACACATAACAAAGCTCATGGTGGTGAAATTATAACAGCTTTATTTGCTGTAATTTTAAGTGGCCT TGGGCTAAATCAAGCAGCAACAAACTTCTATTCATTTGACCAAGGACGAATTGCTGCTTATAGACTTTATGAGATGATAAGCAGATCTTCCTCCACAGCTAATCAAGATGGAAACACCCTAGTGTCGGTGCTAGGAAATATCGAGTTCCGGAATGTATATTTTAGTTATCTGTCTCGTCCTGAGATCCCTATCTTGAGTGGATTTTACCTCACTGTACCTGCTAAAAAAGCTGTGGCACTTGTTGGCAGAAATGGCTCTGGAAAAAGTAGTATTATCCCTCTCATGGAGCGGTTTTATGATCCTACCTTAG GAGAAGTTCTTTTAGAtggagaaaatattaaaaacctaAAGCTGGAATGGCTCAGAAGCCTTATAGGACTAGTCACTCAGGAACCTGCCTTGCTGAGTCTGAGCATAAAAGATAATATCGCATATGGACGGGATGCTACTTTGGATCAGATTGAAGAAGCTGCGAAAATAGCACATGCACATACATTTATCAGCTCACTTGAAAGGGGCTATGAGACGCAG GTAGGGAGAGCTGGTTTAGCATTGACAGAGGaacagaaaataaaactttCTATTGCTAGAGCTGTGCTTTTGAATCCAACAATTCTTCTGCTTGATGAGGTGACTGGTGGACTTGATTTTGAAGCTGAGAGAACAGTGCAGGAGGCTTTAGATCTCCTCATGTTGGGACGGTCAACCATAATAATAGCCCGGCGGCTCAGTCTTATTAGGAATGCTGATTACATAGCTGTAATGGAGGAAGGCCAGCTCGTTGAAATGGGTACACATGATGAATTATTAAACCTGGATGGTCTATATGCAGAACTTCTCAAATGTGAAGAAGCTGCAAAATTACCAAGGAG GATGCCAGCTAGAAACTACATGGAAACCACTGCTTTCCAAATTGAAAAGGATTCTTCTGCCAGTCACAGCTTCCAAGAACCGTCGTCTCCTAAAATGATGAaatcaccttctcttcagagAGTTCCAGGTGTATCACGGCCTCTGGATGGCACCTTTAACTCACAAGAATCACCAAAAGCTCTGAGTCCACCACCAGAGAAAATGATGGAAAATGGTCTTCCATTGGATGGAGCTGATAAGGAACCATCAATAAGAAGACAGGATAGTTTCGAAATGCGACTACCGGAGTTGCCCAAGATTGATGTTCAGTCTGCAAATCGACAAACATCAACTGGGTCAGATCCTGAGTCACCTGTATCACCCCTTTTGACATCTGATCCAAAAAATGAACGTTCCCACTCACAGACTTTTAGTCGGCCTCATAGTCACTCTGATGATTTTCCAACTAAATTTAAGGACGCAAAGGATACAAAGCACCGGGAAGCACCATCTTTTTGGAGATTGGCAGAACTTAGCTTTGCAGAGTGGCTTTATGCTGTATTAGGGAGCATTGGTGCTGCTATCTTTGGTTCTTTTAATCCACTTCTTGCTTATGTTATTGCGCTGATAGTAACCGCATATTATCGGCCTGAACAGCATCACTTGCGGCAGGATGTAAACAAGTGGTGCTTGATCATTGCCTGCATGGGTGTGGTGACAGTTGTTGCAAATTTTTTGCAGCACTTCTATTTTGGTATTATGGGTGAAAAAATGACGGAACGAGTCCGAAGAATGATGTTTTCAG CAATGCTGCGCAATGAAGTTGGATGGTTTGATGATGAGGAGAATAGTGCCGACACATTGTCCATGCGGTTGGCTAATGATGCTACATTTGTGCGGGCAGCATTTAGCAACcggctttcaatatttatacaggACAGTGCTGCTGTTCTGGTTGCCGTTGTCATAGGAATGCTGCTTCAGTGGCGATTGGCTCTTGTGGCATTGGCAACCTTGCCAATTCTCATGGTTTCTGCAATTGCACAG AAGTTGTGGCTTGCTGGATTTTCGAGGGGAATCCAGGAGATGCATAGGAAGGCATCATTGGTCCTTGAGGATGCTGTTAGAAACATTTACACTGTTGTAGCATTCTGTGCTGGCAACAAAGTAATGGAGCTCTATATTTTGCAACTAAGGAAAATATTAAAACAGAGTTTTTTACATGGAATGGCCATTGGTTTTGCATTTGGCTTTTCAcaatttcttctttttgcttGTAATGCTCTTCTTCTCTGGTACACTGCATACTGTGTAAAGAATGGTTATATGGATATGCCTACAGCCATCAAAGAGTATATGGTTTTCTCATTTGCAACATTTGCGCTAGTAGAGCCTTTTGGATTGGCTCCTTACATTCTTAAACGGCGGAAATCTCTCATTTCAGTATTTGAAATTATAGATCGAGTGCCCAAGATAGATCCAGATGATAACTCAGCACTGAAGCCACCAAATGTCTATGGGAGCATTGAGTTGAAGAATGTCGATTTCTGTTATCCTACTCGCCCAGAAGTGTTAGTATTGAGCAATTTCAGTCTCAAAGTTAATGGTGGACAAACAGTAGCCGTGGTAGGAGTCTCAGGCTCTGGAAAGAGCACTATAATATCTTTAATGGAGAGATTTTATGATCCAGTTGCTGGTCAGGTTCTActagatgggagagatttgaaactttataatttaagatGGTTGAGAAGCCATCTAGGTCTGGTTCAGCAGGAACCAATCATCTTCTCAACAACCATAAGAGAGAACATTATATATGCTAGGCACAGTGCCAGTGAAGCCGAGATTAAAGAGGCTGCAAGAATAGCAAATGCTCACCACTTCATCAGCAGCTTGCCTCATGGTTACGATACACATGTGGGGATGAGGGGTGTGGACCTGACACCAGGACAAAAGCAGAGAATTGCAATTGCTCGAGTGGTACTGAAGAATGCGCCCATCTTGTTATTGGATGAAGCTAGCTCTTCCATTGAATCTGAATCTAGTAGGGTGGTGCAAGAGGCACTAGATACCCTGATTATGGGAAACAAAACAACCATTCTGATAGCTCATAGAGCTGCAATGATGAGGCATGTTGACAATATTGTTGTTCTTAATGGAGGGCGAATTGTTGAGGAAGGGAGCCATGATTCTTTGATGGCAAAGAATGGCTTGTATGTCCGGCTGATGCAACCCCACTTTGGAAAGGCGTTACGACAGCATCGACTTGTTTAA
- the LOC110618398 gene encoding psbP-like protein 1, chloroplastic isoform X2, giving the protein MASLQNSPSLSRTLSPNSFPQIGLQRYHSSFPCCRRGFSFVVRAHQSLAHAQETKKGFLLVTDKKDGYSFLYPFGWQEVVIDGQDKVFKDVIEPLESVSVNMIPTNKQDIRDFGPPQQIAETLIKKVLAPPSQKTKLIEASEHDVDGKAYYTFEFIAQAPNYTRHALSTISIGNGKFYTLTTGANERRWDKMKDKLHAVVDSFNIFSV; this is encoded by the exons ATGGCTTCCTTGCAAAATTCGCCTTCTCTTTCTCGTACATTGTCTCCCAACTCTTTTCCTCAG ATTGGACTACAAAGGTATCATAGTTCGTTTCCTTGCTGTAGAAGAGGTTTTTCATTTGTTGTTCGGGCTCACCAATCATTGGCTCATGCTCAAG AAACTAAAAAGGGATTCCTGTTAGTCACGGACAAGAAGGATGGATACTCATTCCTGTATCCATTTGGGTGGCAG GAAGTGGTCATTGATGGTCAAGACAAAGTCTTTAAAGATGTCATTGAGCCATTAGAAAGTGTCAGTGTAAATATGATCCCAACCAACAAACAAGATATTCGGGACTTTGGACCTCCACAACAG ATTGCTGAAACCTTGATCAAAAAGGTGTTAGCCCCTCCATCCCAGAAAACAAAACTAATTGAGGCATCTGAG CATGACGTTGATGGAAAAGCTTATTACACATTTGAGTTCATTGCTCAGGCTCCAAACTATACCCGTCATGCTCTTAGTACAATCTCTATTGGCAACG GTAAATTCTACACACTGACCACAGGGGCCAATGAAAGGAGGTGGGACAAAATGAAAGATAAATTGCACGCAGTCGTTGATTCCTTCAATATTTTCAGTGTTTAA
- the LOC110624982 gene encoding photosynthetic NDH subunit of lumenal location 1, chloroplastic isoform X2 gives MALSSVSLSLVSSTLSQKLNVPCSNELPRPFPLAGVDSVSYTTEATFNEESNCRRRLLVLGVGALSASLLPVNPLLAEEAPKNYRAFADSKDGYSYYYPADWIDFDFRGHDSAFKDRVLQLQNVRVRFIPTDKKDIHDLGPMEQVVSDLVKHVYAAPNQIPTIIEMQERSIDGKNYYTFEYQLTSPNYSSTSFATIGIGNGRYYTLIVGANERRWKRVRNKLKVVADSFKMLDI, from the exons ATGGCATTATCTTCAGTTTCTTTGAGTTTGGTTTCTTCAACCTTATCCCAAAAG TTAAACGTTCCTTGTTCAAATGAATTGCCTCGACCCTTTCCATTAGCTGGTGTCGACTCTGTTTCATACACTACTGAAGCAACCTTCAATGAAGAAA GCAATTGCAGAAGAAGATTGCTAGTGTTGGGAGTTGGAGCACTGTCAGCAAGTCTGCTCCCAGTAAATCCCCTTCTTGCTGAAG AGGCACCAAAGAATTATAGAGCTTTTGCCGACTCAAAAGATGGATATTCATATTACTATCCCGCAGATTGGATT GATTTTGACTTCAGGGGGCATGATTCTGCATTTAAGGACAGAGTCCTACAATTGCAGAATGTAAGAGTAAGATTCATACCAACTGATAAAAAAGACATTCATGATTTGGGACCAATGGAACAG GTTGTTTCTGATTTAGTGAAACATGTGTACGCTGCACCAAATCAAATTCCAACTATAATTGAGATGCAGGAG CGATCCATAGATGGGAAAAACTATTACACCTTCGAATATCAGCTTACATCTCCAAATTATTCAAGTACTTCCTTTGCAACCATTGGAATTGGCAATG GGAGATATTACACCCTGATTGTGGGAGCAAATGAAAGACGATGGAAAAGAGTTCGCAACAAGCTTAAAGTAGTAGCAGACTCCTTCAAGATGCTTGATATCTAA
- the LOC110624982 gene encoding photosynthetic NDH subunit of lumenal location 1, chloroplastic isoform X1: MALSSVSLSLVSSTLSQKVFSLNVPCSNELPRPFPLAGVDSVSYTTEATFNEESNCRRRLLVLGVGALSASLLPVNPLLAEEAPKNYRAFADSKDGYSYYYPADWIDFDFRGHDSAFKDRVLQLQNVRVRFIPTDKKDIHDLGPMEQVVSDLVKHVYAAPNQIPTIIEMQERSIDGKNYYTFEYQLTSPNYSSTSFATIGIGNGRYYTLIVGANERRWKRVRNKLKVVADSFKMLDI, encoded by the exons ATGGCATTATCTTCAGTTTCTTTGAGTTTGGTTTCTTCAACCTTATCCCAAAAGGTTTTTAGT TTAAACGTTCCTTGTTCAAATGAATTGCCTCGACCCTTTCCATTAGCTGGTGTCGACTCTGTTTCATACACTACTGAAGCAACCTTCAATGAAGAAA GCAATTGCAGAAGAAGATTGCTAGTGTTGGGAGTTGGAGCACTGTCAGCAAGTCTGCTCCCAGTAAATCCCCTTCTTGCTGAAG AGGCACCAAAGAATTATAGAGCTTTTGCCGACTCAAAAGATGGATATTCATATTACTATCCCGCAGATTGGATT GATTTTGACTTCAGGGGGCATGATTCTGCATTTAAGGACAGAGTCCTACAATTGCAGAATGTAAGAGTAAGATTCATACCAACTGATAAAAAAGACATTCATGATTTGGGACCAATGGAACAG GTTGTTTCTGATTTAGTGAAACATGTGTACGCTGCACCAAATCAAATTCCAACTATAATTGAGATGCAGGAG CGATCCATAGATGGGAAAAACTATTACACCTTCGAATATCAGCTTACATCTCCAAATTATTCAAGTACTTCCTTTGCAACCATTGGAATTGGCAATG GGAGATATTACACCCTGATTGTGGGAGCAAATGAAAGACGATGGAAAAGAGTTCGCAACAAGCTTAAAGTAGTAGCAGACTCCTTCAAGATGCTTGATATCTAA
- the LOC110618398 gene encoding psbP-like protein 1, chloroplastic isoform X1: MASLQNSPSLSRTLSPNSFPQIGLQRYHSSFPCCRRGFSFVVRAHQSLAHAQVKSRRRQLIAVSVIAPWVSLVNQTSFAAETKKGFLLVTDKKDGYSFLYPFGWQEVVIDGQDKVFKDVIEPLESVSVNMIPTNKQDIRDFGPPQQIAETLIKKVLAPPSQKTKLIEASEHDVDGKAYYTFEFIAQAPNYTRHALSTISIGNGKFYTLTTGANERRWDKMKDKLHAVVDSFNIFSV; the protein is encoded by the exons ATGGCTTCCTTGCAAAATTCGCCTTCTCTTTCTCGTACATTGTCTCCCAACTCTTTTCCTCAG ATTGGACTACAAAGGTATCATAGTTCGTTTCCTTGCTGTAGAAGAGGTTTTTCATTTGTTGTTCGGGCTCACCAATCATTGGCTCATGCTCAAG TTAAATCAAGGAGACGCCAACTGATTGCTGTCAGCGTGATTGCTCCTTGGGTTTCTCTTGTTAACCAAACTTCAT TTGCTGCAGAAACTAAAAAGGGATTCCTGTTAGTCACGGACAAGAAGGATGGATACTCATTCCTGTATCCATTTGGGTGGCAG GAAGTGGTCATTGATGGTCAAGACAAAGTCTTTAAAGATGTCATTGAGCCATTAGAAAGTGTCAGTGTAAATATGATCCCAACCAACAAACAAGATATTCGGGACTTTGGACCTCCACAACAG ATTGCTGAAACCTTGATCAAAAAGGTGTTAGCCCCTCCATCCCAGAAAACAAAACTAATTGAGGCATCTGAG CATGACGTTGATGGAAAAGCTTATTACACATTTGAGTTCATTGCTCAGGCTCCAAACTATACCCGTCATGCTCTTAGTACAATCTCTATTGGCAACG GTAAATTCTACACACTGACCACAGGGGCCAATGAAAGGAGGTGGGACAAAATGAAAGATAAATTGCACGCAGTCGTTGATTCCTTCAATATTTTCAGTGTTTAA
- the LOC110618398 gene encoding psbP-like protein 1, chloroplastic isoform X3, whose protein sequence is MASLQNSPSLSRTLSPNSFPQIGLQRYHSSFPCCRRGFSFVVRAHQSLAHAQVKSRRRQLIAVSVIAPWVSLVNQTSFAAETKKGFLLVTDKKDGYSFLYPFGWQIAETLIKKVLAPPSQKTKLIEASEHDVDGKAYYTFEFIAQAPNYTRHALSTISIGNGKFYTLTTGANERRWDKMKDKLHAVVDSFNIFSV, encoded by the exons ATGGCTTCCTTGCAAAATTCGCCTTCTCTTTCTCGTACATTGTCTCCCAACTCTTTTCCTCAG ATTGGACTACAAAGGTATCATAGTTCGTTTCCTTGCTGTAGAAGAGGTTTTTCATTTGTTGTTCGGGCTCACCAATCATTGGCTCATGCTCAAG TTAAATCAAGGAGACGCCAACTGATTGCTGTCAGCGTGATTGCTCCTTGGGTTTCTCTTGTTAACCAAACTTCAT TTGCTGCAGAAACTAAAAAGGGATTCCTGTTAGTCACGGACAAGAAGGATGGATACTCATTCCTGTATCCATTTGGGTGGCAG ATTGCTGAAACCTTGATCAAAAAGGTGTTAGCCCCTCCATCCCAGAAAACAAAACTAATTGAGGCATCTGAG CATGACGTTGATGGAAAAGCTTATTACACATTTGAGTTCATTGCTCAGGCTCCAAACTATACCCGTCATGCTCTTAGTACAATCTCTATTGGCAACG GTAAATTCTACACACTGACCACAGGGGCCAATGAAAGGAGGTGGGACAAAATGAAAGATAAATTGCACGCAGTCGTTGATTCCTTCAATATTTTCAGTGTTTAA